One Kribbella sp. NBC_00662 genomic region harbors:
- a CDS encoding NAD(P)-dependent alcohol dehydrogenase — protein sequence MKAVRLHGYHQQPVVEDVPEPVVKGPLDVIVKIGGAGVCRTDLHIIEGQWDAAMHPSLPYTIGHENAGWVHEVGSAVTNVQVGDTVILHPTPTCGLCHACRAGDDMHCENSSFPGLDSDGGMAEYLLTSARACVKLDPSTRPQDVAALADAGITAYHAVRKALPLLPPGTTAVVIGAGGLGHIGVQCLAALTAARIIVVDRNPDALKLAEQLGADQTVVADGKQVEKVLELTDGAGAHVVLDFVAEQGAEQDGFAMTGRAGSYFVIGYGGQVQIPTLDIISTERNIVGNIVGTFNELAELMALAQAGKVTLHTRTYPLDAAVDAVADLDAGRVRGRAILVP from the coding sequence ATGAAGGCCGTTCGACTGCACGGGTACCACCAGCAACCAGTGGTCGAGGACGTACCGGAACCGGTCGTCAAGGGCCCGCTGGACGTCATCGTCAAGATCGGCGGCGCGGGCGTGTGCCGTACCGATCTGCACATCATCGAGGGTCAGTGGGACGCGGCGATGCATCCGTCGCTCCCGTACACGATCGGCCACGAGAACGCCGGCTGGGTGCACGAGGTCGGCTCGGCCGTCACCAACGTGCAGGTCGGCGACACCGTCATCCTGCATCCGACACCGACCTGCGGTCTGTGTCACGCCTGTCGCGCCGGGGACGACATGCACTGCGAGAACAGCTCGTTCCCCGGGCTGGACAGCGACGGTGGGATGGCGGAGTACCTCCTCACCTCCGCCCGCGCCTGCGTGAAGCTCGACCCGAGCACGCGACCACAGGATGTCGCGGCGCTCGCCGACGCGGGCATCACGGCGTACCACGCGGTCCGGAAGGCCCTGCCACTGTTGCCTCCCGGTACGACGGCCGTGGTGATCGGCGCGGGCGGTCTGGGGCACATCGGCGTACAGTGCCTGGCCGCGTTGACGGCGGCGCGGATCATCGTCGTCGATCGCAACCCGGACGCGCTCAAGCTGGCCGAGCAGCTCGGCGCCGACCAGACGGTCGTTGCTGACGGCAAGCAGGTGGAGAAGGTGCTGGAGCTGACCGACGGCGCCGGCGCACACGTCGTGCTGGACTTCGTCGCCGAACAGGGCGCGGAGCAGGACGGCTTCGCGATGACCGGCCGGGCCGGTTCGTACTTCGTCATCGGGTACGGCGGTCAGGTGCAGATCCCGACGCTGGACATCATCTCGACCGAGCGCAACATCGTCGGCAACATCGTCGGCACGTTCAACGAGCTGGCCGAGCTGATGGCGCTCGCCCAGGCCGGCAAGGTCACGCTGCACACCCGGACCTATCCGCTCGACGCGGCCGTTGACGCGGTCGCCGATCTCGACGCCGGCCGGGTCCGCGGCCGCGCGATCCTCGTTCCGT
- a CDS encoding NADH:ubiquinone reductase (Na(+)-transporting) subunit F, protein MRFEPVGIEIEVDEDQTILRAAAEQGVMLMHGCKEGQCASCKSFVLDGEDIDLDRYSTFALPDYELDEGYTLLCRAHAFEDLTIELLNYDEEMIRSGLPIQERTAEVVAITPVTHDLRHLVLKLTEPGELKFFPGQYVDISVPDSGEEGASRSFSMANTSSRESGQLEFVIKVYPGGMFSEFLDQRLRVGDRLDLTGPFGVFTLRDNPDARLVFLGGGAGMAPILALLRSMAERGIDRPTTFYYGSRTQLDLCFEEELHELEQRLPRFRYVPALSEEEWTGESGLITDVVKRLEPDLTGADAYVCGPPPMVEAAIPLLERLGVATKHIYYDKFTTTGDAGDSEVLEAGSR, encoded by the coding sequence GCCGCCGAGCAGGGCGTGATGCTCATGCACGGCTGCAAGGAGGGACAGTGCGCGTCCTGCAAGTCGTTCGTCCTCGACGGTGAGGACATCGACCTGGACCGCTACAGCACCTTCGCGCTGCCGGACTACGAACTGGACGAGGGCTACACGCTGCTGTGCCGGGCGCACGCCTTCGAGGACCTCACGATCGAGCTGCTCAACTACGACGAGGAGATGATCCGCTCGGGTCTGCCGATCCAGGAACGGACGGCGGAGGTCGTCGCGATCACCCCGGTGACGCACGACCTCCGGCACCTGGTGCTGAAGCTCACCGAGCCCGGCGAGCTGAAGTTCTTCCCAGGACAGTACGTCGACATCTCGGTCCCGGACTCCGGCGAAGAAGGCGCGAGTCGCTCGTTCTCGATGGCGAACACGTCGAGCCGTGAGAGCGGGCAGCTGGAGTTCGTCATCAAGGTGTACCCGGGCGGGATGTTCTCGGAGTTCCTGGACCAGCGCCTCCGGGTCGGTGACCGGTTGGACCTGACCGGGCCGTTCGGGGTGTTCACCCTCCGGGACAATCCGGACGCCCGGCTGGTCTTCCTCGGCGGCGGGGCCGGGATGGCGCCGATCCTGGCCCTGCTGCGGTCGATGGCCGAGCGCGGTATCGACCGGCCGACGACGTTCTACTACGGATCCCGGACGCAGCTGGACCTGTGTTTCGAGGAGGAGCTGCACGAGCTCGAGCAGCGGCTGCCGCGGTTCCGGTACGTGCCGGCGCTGTCGGAAGAGGAGTGGACCGGCGAGAGCGGACTGATCACCGACGTGGTCAAGCGGCTCGAGCCGGACCTGACCGGAGCCGATGCCTACGTGTGCGGTCCGCCGCCGATGGTCGAGGCGGCGATCCCGCTGCTCGAACGGCTCGGGGTCGCGACCAAGCACATCTACTACGACAAGTTCACCACGACCGGCGACGCCGGTGACTCGGAAGTGCTGGAGGCAGGAAGCCGATGA
- the mimD gene encoding propane 2-monooxygenase effector subunit MimD: MTSTFTTAESPFKQDNTASNKCGVTLMNNQVGAVVAEVMTGQDNVTVTHLPSMIRVDAINRMDFVYDDISEALGEEPGYFDQAEFEENMSTHYGRMVHLDDRTIMFANPEDAAEYIGFDLTASS, translated from the coding sequence GTGACCAGCACGTTCACCACCGCGGAAAGCCCGTTCAAGCAGGACAACACCGCGTCCAACAAGTGCGGCGTGACACTGATGAACAACCAGGTCGGCGCGGTTGTCGCTGAGGTGATGACCGGCCAGGACAACGTCACCGTGACGCACCTGCCGTCGATGATCCGGGTCGACGCCATCAACCGGATGGACTTCGTCTACGACGACATCTCCGAGGCGCTCGGCGAGGAGCCCGGGTACTTCGACCAGGCCGAGTTCGAGGAGAACATGTCGACCCACTACGGCCGCATGGTCCACCTCGACGACCGGACGATCATGTTCGCCAACCCCGAGGACGCCGCCGAGTACATCGGCTTCGACCTGACCGCATCCAGCTGA
- a CDS encoding iron-sulfur cluster assembly protein, with protein MTAVAAEKDRVLDALGAVRDPELDEPITTLGFVSTCVVSAAGDAVVRLRLPTYFCAPNFAFLMVADAYDVVAALPGLRSVDVALEDHFAAAQINAGVAARAGFVASFDGEAAAELDELRRTFVAKAVLAGTDQVCRSFVASGTDPAEVARLTIADVPPSPGLDRLLRRRSELGLPTGPDAPLLVDVATGEAIAAPAAARHLGLARLTRTGIEANTGICRGMLKHRYTETGAGEEEQG; from the coding sequence ATGACAGCGGTTGCCGCCGAGAAGGACCGGGTCCTGGACGCACTGGGTGCGGTCCGGGACCCGGAGCTGGACGAGCCGATCACGACGCTGGGATTCGTTTCGACCTGCGTCGTGTCGGCCGCCGGCGACGCGGTCGTGCGGCTGCGGCTGCCGACGTACTTCTGTGCGCCGAACTTCGCGTTCCTGATGGTCGCCGACGCGTACGACGTGGTGGCGGCGCTGCCCGGCCTGCGATCGGTCGACGTCGCGCTGGAGGATCATTTCGCCGCCGCCCAGATCAATGCCGGGGTGGCGGCGCGGGCGGGGTTCGTCGCGTCGTTCGACGGCGAGGCGGCGGCGGAGCTCGACGAGTTGCGCCGGACGTTCGTCGCCAAGGCGGTGCTGGCCGGGACCGATCAGGTCTGCCGGTCTTTTGTTGCTTCTGGCACCGATCCGGCGGAGGTGGCGCGGCTGACGATCGCCGACGTGCCGCCGTCGCCCGGGCTCGACCGGTTGCTGCGTCGCCGGTCCGAACTCGGGCTGCCGACCGGGCCGGACGCACCGCTGCTCGTCGACGTCGCGACCGGCGAGGCGATCGCCGCACCCGCGGCGGCCAGACACCTCGGGCTGGCCCGGCTGACCCGGACCGGCATCGAGGCCAACACCGGTATCTGCAGGGGCATGCTGAAGCACCGGTACACCGAAACCGGTGCGGGCGAGGAGGAGCAGGGATGA
- a CDS encoding amidohydrolase family protein, with protein MYEKNGEKYFVVDSHMHMWKAGPDNWVKGAEQYAKGWIECFHAYQSLGPKETHWTIEKFMSYTEDDLMKDVFEDGYVDVAVFQPTYLKEWYTEGFNTTEQNANLGEKHPGMFVLNTRFDPRDGDAGLEELARNVERYGSRGVKLYTAEWNAGSRGYKLTDPAAYTYLAKAQELGIKNIHVHKGPTIWPLDKDAFDVADVDHAATDFPELNFIVEHVGLPRIEDFCFMATQEPNVYAGLSVVIGGLMHARPQFFNKVMGELLFWVGEDKMTFGSDYGIWEPKWQIEGFVDWEFPDQPEFADYPRLGVDGKKKILGLNAAKLYDIKVPDELQLKEETPAAQDDSKLVAS; from the coding sequence GTGTACGAGAAGAATGGTGAGAAGTACTTCGTGGTCGACAGCCACATGCACATGTGGAAGGCCGGCCCGGACAACTGGGTGAAGGGTGCGGAGCAGTACGCGAAGGGCTGGATCGAATGCTTCCACGCGTACCAGAGCCTCGGCCCGAAGGAGACCCACTGGACGATCGAGAAGTTCATGAGCTACACCGAGGACGACCTGATGAAGGACGTCTTCGAGGACGGCTACGTGGACGTCGCGGTGTTCCAGCCGACGTACCTGAAGGAGTGGTACACGGAGGGTTTCAACACCACCGAGCAGAACGCGAATCTCGGCGAGAAGCACCCGGGGATGTTCGTGCTGAACACCCGGTTCGACCCGCGCGACGGTGACGCCGGCCTGGAGGAGCTGGCACGCAACGTCGAGCGGTACGGCTCGAGAGGAGTCAAGCTCTACACGGCCGAGTGGAACGCCGGCTCGCGCGGTTACAAGTTGACCGACCCGGCGGCGTACACCTACCTCGCCAAGGCGCAGGAACTCGGGATCAAGAACATCCACGTCCACAAGGGCCCCACGATCTGGCCGCTGGACAAGGACGCGTTCGACGTCGCCGATGTGGACCACGCCGCGACCGACTTCCCCGAGCTCAACTTCATCGTCGAGCACGTCGGTCTGCCGCGGATCGAGGACTTCTGCTTCATGGCCACCCAGGAACCCAACGTGTACGCCGGTCTGTCGGTCGTGATCGGCGGTCTGATGCACGCGCGGCCGCAGTTCTTCAACAAGGTGATGGGCGAACTGCTGTTCTGGGTCGGCGAGGACAAGATGACGTTCGGCAGCGACTACGGCATCTGGGAGCCGAAGTGGCAGATCGAGGGCTTCGTGGACTGGGAGTTCCCCGACCAGCCGGAGTTCGCGGACTACCCGCGGCTCGGGGTGGACGGGAAGAAGAAGATCCTCGGGCTGAACGCGGCGAAGCTCTACGACATCAAGGTGCCGGACGAGCTGCAACTGAAGGAGGAGACACCCGCCGCACAGGACGACTCGAAGCTGGTCGCGTCGTAA